In a single window of the Bufo bufo chromosome 5, aBufBuf1.1, whole genome shotgun sequence genome:
- the LOC121001969 gene encoding cytochrome c oxidase subunit 6C-2, producing MSQALLQKPQMRGLLAKRLRVHIIGAVVFSLSVVALYKFGVAEPRKKSYADFYKNYDAVKEFEAMRDAGVFQGVSPKGK from the exons ATGTCACAAGCTCTTCTGCAGAAGCCTCAGATGAGAGGCCTCCTGGCCAAGCGCCTGAGAGTCCACATTATCGGAGCCGTCGTCTTTTCACTGAGCGTCGTTGCGTTGTACAAG TTCGGAGTGGCTGAACCCAGGAAGAAGTCCTATGCCGACTTCTACAAGAACTATGACGCAGTGAAGGAGTTTGAGGCGATGAGGGACGCTGGAGTCTTCCAGGGAGTGAGCCCCAAAGGCAAATGA